The genomic stretch AAATTGTGGCTTGTTGAAATAAAAACAAACTACATATTACAGGAATTTGAAATCAAATGCTTAACTGGGATAAAAGTAATAAGTAGGATTAAGCTTATCAAAAGACGGGATCAAAGGGTCACCGCGGAGCGGTTTTGTTCAACATGTTGCGGCACACCAGAAGTAATGCGGCTATACATTTTTATCTAACATATATCAACTTCGCATTAATTTGGGTTGCCACTGTTGTGTGCTGTGCCTGTTTGCCCCTCTTCTTCACGAGCGCGATCTTATTCTTCTTCTCCCCAGTAGTATTGCTCTGGTGCTTTACCTGTCTTAGAAATTACTTTATTTCTATTTAATTCCGAAGATTCAGATTCCCTTATATCAACTACCTTGACTTTGTGAAGTATTTGATCTCCATAATCAAATAAATATGTGAATTCTCGTCCAAGATAAAGATTTAAATCTCTAATTTGTGTATCACTTGCAGATTTTGTAGGTTCACTAAATGTTGAAATTATATGTTCTCCAAGAGGGTTGGCAGTGTACTCATTTTCTCTATCGTACTCATCTTTTCCCAGATAAAATGAAAACATATGATTATTATCCCAATCGAACGCCCCTTGAATACTTAAATGTAATTGGTATAAAGAATTTTTGCCATTTAATTCTATGATGCACGAAATTTCTTCAGTTATTTCTCTATATGGTATCCTAAGTAGTTCAACTTTAAATACGTAAATTTTCAAAGTTTCAGACAATATGGTTTTGATGTCCTCTGGTTTTTCTGCTAAACGAATCGCTCTTAGCAATTCAAATTTCTTTTTGTCATCCATGAAACAACATTTTTTATATTTTTTGCCGCTTCCACAGGGGCAAGATTCATTTCTACTCGGCTCTTTCATTATCATTATATCCAATTGTTAAAATTAAACTAACACCCCATTTGGTGCAACAATTCATAATCTCAATTTTGAAGCAGAGTAATAGGATCAGCATTTTTCTCGTAAAACTCATCCGCTGGAATACCATCAAAAACATATTCTTATAAATTTCTGCTTTCCTCGTACAAAATACAATATATTCGCCTTTATTGTCTTTGCATATTTTCTGTTTTTCTTTTTCTTCATCGTTATTCCTTGTTTTTTTCCCTCGCGCCCGTCTTCTGTCTTAGGGGCAAACAGGCATGGCCACCAACGTTTCTCGCCACTCGCACGCTGTACCAGCAGTAATGCTGAGTCTTTGAAGCTTTATGGATGATTGCGTGCTGGCGCTATTGGCTTCTGTGCTTGGGGCACTCTTACTTCTTCGCGCGCTTCCCGATGTCTTTGTTCTAACCTCTGCAATTGCTGTTTCCAAACTTTTCAGAAAATATTCAACATCTTTCAATTCTATTGTCAATGCGGGGTCGATTCGAAATACTTCATATCCCGGTCGCTTCACAAGGATAATATGCTTCTCAAGTAATTTACTATTAATCATTTGAGCAAACGAACATTCTTCATTTTCCTCAAACTCAATTGCAATCATCAGCCCTCTGTGACGAACTTCTTTTATTATTCCGTATTTGCTTCTAATCTCTTCCAGTTTTCTACTAATCATTGACCCGATTTCATTTGCTCTGTCAAGCAAGTCTTCAGTTTCTAAGATTTCAATGACCTGTTTCGCAATTGCAGCTCCTAATGGATCATTCTGATGAGATTGTGCGTAATGGAATCTATCTGGGTTTATCCTATTCACGATTTCTTCGGATATTGCCACGCAACTCACAGGATATCCATTTCCCAAGCCCTTGCCAATGGCTACTATATCCGGGATGAATCCGTAATGCTGATATCCAAACCATTTACCGGTACGCCCAGTGCCGGTTGTGACTTCGTTTGCTATTACGATTCCTCCATTGCGTCTAATATTCGACACAATCTGTTGAATCAAATTCGCAGGTGGAAATCTAACGAGCCCCAAAGAGCTCCCAGGCTCAAATACAAATGCAGCGATTTGGCTAAAATCAATCTTCTCTATCACGCTATCATTTGCCCAGTCGAAATGAACCCAGTCATCCTCGGAACGCTCTCCAGAAATCCCGTAAGCGGATAAGTAGCAGTTCTTCATGGTCAATAAACGTCGCTTATCAGAAATGCTCCTGCTCAGTTTTACTGCATACTCAACAGATTCACTTCCTGAGCATAGAAAAACGCACTTGCCTGAACCTATTCCAGTGATATCAATAATTTTATCAGCTGCTATATCAATTATCGGATTGAGGTAACAATAGCCCGAGTGCATCATCTTGCTGGATTGTTCTGAAATGGTCTCGGTAATTCGCGGGTGGGAATGTCCTATTGAAGTGCACCAGACACCTGACTCAAGATCCAAATACTTCTTTCCTTCAGAATCGATAAGAGTGCAGTTTTCTGCTCTGATGAAATTCGAATACTTTAGTTCGTGTCCAGTGCTATTGTAGATATTCCTCATTCAATTCCCTTTGTGTTTACCTTTATCTTCGCGCGTGTCTTCAGTCTTATACCCCAAGCATTACAGCCAACATTTAGGATTCTATCCGTAGCGTCACACAAAAACCAAACTCCACGTTCAAACCTTACCCGCAGGTGACGTTGCGGATAGAATCCAGTTGAACGAAGCCGCATTGATCAAAACCTTATTTGAGAGCCTGGCGATCTGGTTACTTGATATAATATAGTAAAAAATAATGATAGGTGGTAACAGGAGAATTTTCTAAAGAGAAAATTGAGGAAGACACAGGCCTTTTTGACCTAAAGGTTTGTCGAATACCACTTTCTGGACATGACAGTTCCAGGGCGGATAGGACTATAGCATCCGCAAAGATAATTCGAAATTTGAAAAGCAGCATCGTGTTTAAGCTTTATACTGTTTTTACTTGCAATACAGTGCTGGACCGTTTTACTTTTTACTGCGGGAAGAGGAGCCTTGACCCCGCATTCAAGAATATTATTCCTTTGGGGCTGGCATACTCTTCCTGCTTCTTCTGCTCTTTTGCGGCTTTGTTTTCTGGATACAGGGGCAGAAGAATTATAAGGCTGCATGCGTCTCTTCGTATCGGTTTCACCCCCGTTTAATCACCGGGTTACAATTGATAGCCGAGAGGCGGAAGTAAGAGAAAACCGGAAGCAAGATTCCAAAATCACTTTTTGACATTTCTTATAGACTCTCACCCCAAAACATCCCCCAAAAACTCATCAACCCTCTCCCCATACTCATCCAGATCATCACCATCCTCCGAAAGAGTCTCGTTAACTTTGTTAATTTTCAGATGTACCGTTCTGCGTGCATCCAGTCGTCTGAACAGTTCTTTCAGATTCAAGTAACAGGAATCACCTCCCCGGGGTCCCTTCGATACGGTAACTATCCCCACGGTTTTATCTTCATATTCATCTATATAGTGGTCCAGTGCATTTTTCAGTACACCGGGCATAGAACCGTTGTACTCCGGGGAAACAATAATCAAAGTATCAGACTCAACAATAAGTTTACCCAATTTGACGATATCGGGGTGTGGATCTTTGAGAAATTTGAGACGTTCTTTAAGCATGGGAATATCAAGGTCTGCCAGATCTGCAGTTGCTACTTCAACCGACTCATTCTTAAGCAGGTGTTTATGAATCAGTTTTGTTGCTCTTGGGGACTTTCTGCCCTCTCTTACTGTACCTGTTATAAGTAAAACTTTTCTCATTATTACCCCTCACATAACCCGGGTGGAATATCTGAATATTTTTGATAAAACTAAATTAGAGCTGATTCAAAAACAAACCCCTTTCAGTAGCCCATTAATTCCCTTGGTTTACCAGATTTGGAATAAAAACGTCTCTTTTCAAACCGATTATATTTTGGACAAGACAGAACAAATTGCTGCTTTCACCTACTTTTGTTAATTTTCACTTCTTCTTTTGCAAATATCAGATATCGGTTGGTTTAAAAGGAGCCTTCATTTTGAG from Chitinispirillum alkaliphilum encodes the following:
- a CDS encoding NADPH-dependent FMN reductase, yielding MRKVLLITGTVREGRKSPRATKLIHKHLLKNESVEVATADLADLDIPMLKERLKFLKDPHPDIVKLGKLIVESDTLIIVSPEYNGSMPGVLKNALDHYIDEYEDKTVGIVTVSKGPRGGDSCYLNLKELFRRLDARRTVHLKINKVNETLSEDGDDLDEYGERVDEFLGDVLG
- a CDS encoding Acetylornithine aminotransferase, with protein sequence MRNIYNSTGHELKYSNFIRAENCTLIDSEGKKYLDLESGVWCTSIGHSHPRITETISEQSSKMMHSGYCYLNPIIDIAADKIIDITGIGSGKCVFLCSGSESVEYAVKLSRSISDKRRLLTMKNCYLSAYGISGERSEDDWVHFDWANDSVIEKIDFSQIAAFVFEPGSSLGLVRFPPANLIQQIVSNIRRNGGIVIANEVTTGTGRTGKWFGYQHYGFIPDIVAIGKGLGNGYPVSCVAISEEIVNRINPDRFHYAQSHQNDPLGAAIAKQVIEILETEDLLDRANEIGSMISRKLEEIRSKYGIIKEVRHRGLMIAIEFEENEECSFAQMINSKLLEKHIILVKRPGYEVFRIDPALTIELKDVEYFLKSLETAIAEVRTKTSGSARRSKSAPSTEANSASTQSSIKLQRLSITAGTACEWRETLVAMPVCP